The following proteins are encoded in a genomic region of Vibrio tasmaniensis:
- the rpoB gene encoding DNA-directed RNA polymerase subunit beta translates to MVYSYTEKKRIRKDFGTRPQVLDIPYLLSIQLDSFDKFIEQDPEGQYGLEAAFRSVFPIQSYNGNSELQYVSYRLGEPVFDVKECQIRGVTYSKPLRVKLRLVIFDRDAPAGTVKDIKEQEVYMGEIPLMTDNGTFVINGTERVIVSQLHRSPGVFFDSDKGKTHSSGKVLYNARVIPYRGSWLDFEFDPKDNLFVRIDRRRKLPASIILRALGKSTEEILDLFFDKVNFEVKDQTLLMELVPDRLRGETASFDIEANGKTYVETGRRVTARHIRQLEKDGVEHIEVPVEYIVEKIAAKDYINEATGEIIVGANQEISLEALANLSQAGHKTLEVLFTNDLDHGPFMSDTLRADSTVDRISALVEIYRMMRPGEPPTKEAAESLFESLFFSEDRYDLSTVGRMKFNSSIEREEEEERGTLDESDIIEVMKKLIGIRNGIGEVDDIDHLGNRRIRSVGEMAENQFRVGLVRVERAVKERLSLGDLDAIMPQDLINAKPISAAVKEFFGSSQLSQFMDQNNPLSEVTHKRRISALGPGGLTRERAGFEVRDVHVTHYGRLCPIETPEGPNIGLINSLSAFARCNDYGFLETPYRRVVDGVVTEEVDYLSAIQEGQFVIAQANTILTEEGTFADELITARQKGESGLHPRDHVDYMDVATNQVVSIAASLIPFLEHDDANRALMGANMQRQAVPTLRADKPLVGTGIERNIAVDSGVTAVAKRGGQVQSVDASRIVVKVNEDELVPGEAGIDIYNLTKYTRSNQNTCINQRPTVLPGEPVARGDVLADGPSTDLGELALGQNMRIAFMPWNGYNFEDSILVSERVVQEDRFTTIHIQELSCVARDTKLGSEEITADIPNVGESALSKLDESGIVYIGAEVKGGDILVGKVTPKGETQLTPEEKLLRAIFGEKASDVKDTSLRVPNSVSGTIIDVQVFTRDGVEKDKRALEIEQMQLKEAKKDLTEEFQILEGGLLNRVKAVLLSGGYSEAKLDTIGRKQWLEQVLEDDALQTQLEQLAEQWDELKADFDKKFETKRRKITQGDDLAPGVLKIVKVYLAVKRRIQPGDKMAGRHGNKGVISKINPVEDMPYDEKGQPVDIVLNPLGVPSRMNIGQILEVHLGLAAKGIGDKINQMVKEQQELHKFREFLQKVYDLGDTRQKVDIAELSDDQVRTLIKNLRGGLPIATPVFDGASESLIKELLKLGDLPESGQLKLFDGRTGDSFERPVTVGYMYMLKLNHLVDDKMHARSTGSYSLVTQQPLGGKAQFGGQRFGEMEVWALEAYGAAYTLQEMLTVKSDDVNGRTKMYKNIVDGNHSMEPGMPESFNVLLKEIRSLGINIELEDEE, encoded by the coding sequence ATGGTTTACTCTTATACCGAGAAAAAGCGCATCCGTAAGGATTTTGGTACTCGTCCACAAGTTTTGGACATTCCATACCTGTTATCGATCCAGCTTGATTCTTTCGATAAATTCATCGAACAGGATCCAGAAGGTCAATACGGTCTTGAAGCTGCTTTCCGTTCTGTATTTCCAATTCAGAGCTACAACGGCAATTCTGAGCTGCAATACGTTAGCTACCGTCTTGGTGAGCCAGTTTTTGACGTTAAAGAATGTCAAATCCGCGGTGTTACTTACTCAAAGCCACTACGCGTAAAACTACGTCTAGTTATCTTTGATCGAGATGCACCAGCAGGTACTGTAAAAGACATTAAAGAACAAGAAGTCTACATGGGCGAAATTCCGCTTATGACAGACAATGGTACTTTCGTAATTAATGGTACCGAGAGGGTTATCGTATCCCAGCTGCACCGAAGCCCAGGCGTGTTCTTCGACAGTGATAAGGGTAAGACCCACTCATCAGGTAAAGTTCTTTATAACGCACGTGTAATTCCTTACCGTGGCTCATGGTTAGACTTTGAGTTCGATCCTAAGGATAACTTATTCGTACGTATCGACCGTCGTCGTAAGCTACCAGCATCGATTATCCTTCGTGCACTTGGTAAATCGACTGAAGAGATCCTAGATCTGTTCTTCGACAAAGTGAACTTCGAAGTTAAAGACCAAACTCTACTTATGGAGTTGGTTCCTGATCGTCTACGTGGTGAAACTGCGTCATTCGACATCGAAGCAAACGGCAAAACTTACGTTGAGACTGGTCGTCGTGTAACAGCTCGCCATATCCGTCAACTTGAAAAAGATGGCGTTGAGCACATCGAAGTACCAGTAGAGTACATCGTTGAAAAGATTGCTGCGAAAGATTACATCAACGAAGCAACTGGCGAGATCATCGTTGGCGCAAACCAAGAGATTAGCCTAGAAGCGCTTGCTAACCTGTCTCAAGCAGGTCACAAGACTCTAGAAGTGCTGTTCACGAATGACCTAGACCATGGTCCATTCATGTCAGACACTCTACGTGCGGATAGCACAGTAGATCGCATCTCTGCATTGGTAGAAATCTACCGCATGATGCGTCCTGGCGAGCCACCAACGAAAGAAGCTGCAGAATCATTGTTCGAAAGCCTATTCTTCTCTGAGGATCGTTACGACCTATCAACTGTAGGCCGTATGAAATTCAACAGCTCTATCGAGCGTGAAGAAGAAGAAGAGCGCGGTACTCTGGATGAATCAGACATCATCGAAGTGATGAAGAAACTGATTGGTATCCGTAACGGTATTGGTGAAGTGGACGATATCGACCACCTTGGCAACCGTCGTATCCGTTCTGTAGGTGAAATGGCAGAAAACCAATTCCGTGTTGGTCTAGTTCGTGTAGAACGTGCCGTTAAAGAACGTCTAAGCCTTGGTGACCTTGATGCAATCATGCCTCAAGATCTTATCAACGCTAAGCCGATCTCTGCTGCAGTTAAAGAATTCTTTGGCTCTTCACAGCTTTCACAGTTTATGGACCAAAACAACCCATTGTCAGAAGTTACGCACAAGCGTCGTATCTCTGCTTTAGGTCCTGGTGGTCTTACTCGTGAGCGCGCAGGCTTCGAAGTACGTGACGTTCACGTAACTCACTACGGTCGTCTATGTCCGATCGAAACGCCTGAAGGTCCAAACATCGGTCTAATTAACTCGCTATCTGCGTTTGCACGTTGTAACGATTACGGTTTCCTAGAAACTCCGTACCGTCGTGTAGTAGATGGTGTAGTAACAGAAGAAGTTGATTACCTGTCTGCAATCCAGGAAGGTCAATTCGTAATCGCGCAAGCAAACACCATTCTTACTGAAGAAGGTACGTTTGCAGATGAGCTAATCACAGCTCGTCAAAAAGGTGAATCTGGTCTTCACCCACGCGATCACGTTGACTACATGGACGTTGCGACAAACCAAGTAGTATCTATCGCTGCTTCGCTTATCCCGTTCCTAGAACACGATGATGCGAACCGTGCATTGATGGGTGCCAACATGCAACGTCAAGCTGTACCAACACTGAGAGCTGATAAGCCTCTAGTCGGTACTGGTATTGAACGTAACATCGCAGTTGACTCTGGTGTTACAGCGGTTGCTAAACGTGGTGGTCAAGTTCAGTCTGTTGACGCTTCTCGTATCGTAGTTAAGGTTAACGAAGATGAATTGGTACCTGGCGAAGCTGGTATCGATATCTACAACCTAACTAAGTACACGCGTTCGAACCAAAACACATGTATTAACCAACGTCCAACTGTACTTCCTGGTGAACCAGTTGCACGTGGCGATGTTCTTGCTGACGGTCCTTCAACAGACCTTGGTGAACTTGCTCTTGGCCAAAACATGCGTATCGCATTCATGCCTTGGAACGGTTACAACTTCGAAGACTCGATCTTAGTATCTGAGCGCGTAGTTCAAGAAGACCGTTTCACGACAATCCACATTCAAGAACTATCTTGTGTGGCTCGTGATACTAAGCTGGGTTCTGAAGAGATCACAGCTGATATTCCAAACGTAGGTGAGTCTGCTCTGTCTAAACTAGACGAGTCAGGTATCGTTTACATTGGTGCTGAAGTTAAGGGTGGCGACATCCTAGTTGGTAAAGTAACCCCTAAAGGTGAAACTCAACTGACTCCTGAAGAGAAGCTACTACGTGCTATCTTCGGTGAGAAAGCATCTGATGTTAAAGATACTTCTCTACGTGTACCAAACTCTGTTTCGGGTACTATCATCGATGTACAAGTCTTCACTCGCGATGGCGTAGAGAAAGACAAACGTGCACTTGAAATCGAACAGATGCAGCTTAAAGAAGCTAAGAAAGACCTAACTGAAGAGTTCCAAATTCTTGAGGGTGGCCTTCTTAACCGTGTTAAAGCTGTACTTCTGTCTGGTGGTTACTCTGAAGCTAAGCTTGATACGATCGGTCGTAAGCAATGGCTAGAGCAAGTTCTAGAAGACGATGCGCTACAAACACAGCTTGAGCAACTTGCTGAGCAGTGGGATGAGCTAAAAGCAGACTTCGATAAGAAGTTTGAAACTAAGCGTCGTAAAATCACTCAAGGTGATGATCTAGCGCCTGGCGTTCTTAAGATTGTTAAAGTTTACCTAGCGGTTAAACGTCGTATCCAGCCTGGTGATAAGATGGCCGGTCGTCACGGTAACAAAGGTGTAATCTCTAAGATTAACCCTGTTGAAGACATGCCATACGATGAGAAAGGTCAGCCTGTAGACATCGTACTTAACCCGCTGGGTGTACCATCGCGTATGAACATCGGTCAGATCCTAGAAGTTCACTTAGGTTTGGCTGCGAAAGGTATCGGTGACAAGATCAACCAAATGGTTAAGGAACAACAAGAACTGCATAAGTTCCGCGAGTTCCTACAGAAGGTTTATGATCTTGGTGATACTCGTCAGAAAGTTGATATTGCTGAACTGTCTGATGATCAAGTTCGTACACTGATCAAGAACCTACGTGGCGGTCTACCGATTGCTACACCTGTGTTCGACGGTGCTTCTGAGTCTCTAATCAAAGAACTACTTAAACTGGGTGATCTGCCAGAATCTGGTCAGCTTAAACTGTTTGATGGTCGTACTGGTGATTCGTTTGAGCGTCCTGTAACTGTTGGTTACATGTACATGCTGAAACTGAACCACTTGGTTGATGACAAGATGCATGCTCGTTCAACTGGTTCTTACAGCCTAGTAACTCAGCAACCACTTGGTGGTAAAGCTCAGTTCGGTGGTCAGCGTTTCGGTGAGATGGAAGTATGGGCACTAGAAGCATACGGTGCTGCATATACTCTACAAGAAATGCTAACAGTTAAGTCGGATGACGTTAACGGCCGTACTAAGATGTACAAGAACATCGTAGATGGTAACCATAGCATGGAACCTGGCATGCCAGAGTCGTTCAACGTACTGTTGAAAGAGATTCGCTCGCTAGGTATCAACATCGAGCTAGAAGACGAAGAGTAA